Proteins from a single region of Paraglaciecola sp. T6c:
- a CDS encoding anti-phage deoxyguanosine triphosphatase — MWSARHFSQHVLRDGDHRSPFQRDKARILHSAAFRRLQAKTQVLGVGMSDFYRTRLTHSLEASQIGQGIAAQLRQKHPELTETLGLNDTLIEALCLAHDIGHPPFGHGGEVALHYMMRDHGGFEGNGQTFRIVTQLEPYTPENGMNLSRRTLLGLVKYPNFIPALANITPSDIERTERERSHRNVKAADWVPPKGLYECDKNMFDWLVAPLSQEDQSLFGQILSSPSEQRHHKTKYKSFDCSIMELADDIAYGIHDLEDAIVMGIVNLQQFEAQIVEPIEALSDTWLAGHISMLAKKLFSQHHHERKDAIGALVNSFITHIDITLTDPAYQNDLLKYNAVFLTEYEQALAIFKQFVYRQVIRKPEIQMLEYKGQQVVMGLFEAFASDPERLLPENTRQRWLKAHSRNNGMRIISDYIAGMTDEFASRLYANLFIPKSGASADSIGI; from the coding sequence ATGTGGTCAGCCCGCCATTTTTCGCAGCATGTTCTACGCGACGGTGATCACCGTTCACCTTTTCAACGCGACAAAGCCCGAATTCTTCACTCCGCCGCATTTAGGCGTCTTCAAGCAAAAACACAGGTATTGGGTGTAGGCATGAGCGATTTTTACCGTACTCGCCTCACTCATTCGTTAGAAGCGTCACAAATTGGCCAAGGAATAGCAGCGCAACTTCGCCAGAAACACCCAGAGTTAACCGAAACCTTAGGGTTAAACGATACGTTGATTGAAGCGCTGTGCTTGGCACATGACATCGGACATCCTCCTTTTGGTCACGGTGGTGAAGTTGCTTTGCATTACATGATGCGTGATCACGGCGGTTTTGAAGGCAATGGCCAAACATTTCGAATAGTGACACAACTTGAGCCCTACACGCCTGAAAATGGGATGAACCTAAGTCGGCGAACATTGCTTGGGCTGGTTAAGTACCCTAATTTTATTCCCGCATTGGCTAATATCACACCTTCAGACATTGAGAGAACTGAGCGAGAACGGTCACATCGTAATGTAAAAGCAGCAGACTGGGTGCCACCCAAGGGATTATATGAGTGTGATAAAAATATGTTCGATTGGTTGGTGGCGCCGCTTTCACAAGAGGATCAGTCTTTGTTCGGCCAGATACTCAGCAGCCCATCTGAACAGAGACATCATAAAACCAAATATAAATCCTTCGATTGCTCGATTATGGAGCTCGCCGATGATATCGCTTATGGCATTCATGATTTAGAAGATGCCATAGTCATGGGTATTGTTAATTTACAGCAATTTGAAGCCCAGATCGTAGAGCCAATTGAGGCATTAAGTGACACTTGGTTGGCGGGACATATTTCAATGCTAGCCAAAAAACTGTTCAGCCAACACCACCATGAACGTAAAGACGCTATCGGTGCATTGGTCAATAGTTTCATCACGCACATTGATATCACCCTCACCGACCCTGCCTATCAAAATGACCTGTTAAAGTATAACGCGGTTTTTTTAACTGAATACGAGCAAGCTTTGGCTATTTTTAAACAATTCGTGTACAGGCAAGTGATACGTAAACCTGAGATACAGATGCTTGAATATAAAGGTCAACAAGTAGTGATGGGTTTATTTGAAGCGTTCGCCTCAGATCCCGAACGATTGCTACCGGAGAACACACGTCAGCGCTGGTTGAAAGCACACAGTCGCAATAACGGCATGCGCATAATCAGCGATTATATAGCCGGTATGACAGATGAATTTGCCTCTCGACTCTATGCCAACTTGTTTATTCCTAAGAGCGGGGCGAGTGCGGATAGTATTGGAATTTAA
- a CDS encoding ThuA domain-containing protein, giving the protein MRRLCKILIKTVTHLFAASIVITYSSLAYSNQFNVLLFTTTAGWHHKSINGAVQAIEQLGEKHHFGVDWQEDASLIHDENLQKYDAIVFLLTTGDILNTQQEAALQRFIASGKGFVGIHSATDTEKDWPWYTKLVGHVFKIHPEIQSAQLNVETRNFPGLEYFPNSVLWTDEWYEFGPATVNDLTYLLTVDERTFNPEAKWGDNIGKGMGALHPIAWYHEYAGGRAFYTALGHKPITYQDNAFLQHIYGGLYWAATGKGISVTP; this is encoded by the coding sequence ATGCGTCGTCTCTGTAAAATATTGATTAAAACCGTAACCCACTTATTTGCCGCCAGCATTGTTATTACCTACTCCTCGCTCGCTTATTCAAACCAATTTAACGTACTGCTATTTACTACAACAGCTGGCTGGCATCACAAATCGATTAATGGTGCGGTTCAAGCCATAGAGCAATTAGGAGAAAAGCATCACTTTGGGGTTGATTGGCAAGAAGATGCAAGCTTAATTCATGATGAAAATCTTCAGAAATACGATGCGATCGTTTTTCTTCTCACCACCGGTGACATTTTAAATACCCAACAAGAAGCAGCACTACAACGCTTCATTGCATCAGGAAAGGGGTTTGTGGGGATCCACAGTGCAACTGATACCGAAAAAGATTGGCCTTGGTACACTAAACTTGTGGGCCACGTATTTAAGATCCATCCAGAAATTCAAAGCGCCCAACTTAACGTCGAAACAAGAAACTTTCCCGGGCTCGAATATTTTCCGAACTCGGTGTTATGGACGGATGAATGGTACGAGTTTGGCCCCGCAACAGTTAATGATTTAACGTACTTACTTACGGTGGATGAGAGAACATTTAATCCCGAAGCTAAGTGGGGAGATAACATTGGCAAGGGTATGGGCGCACTTCATCCTATTGCCTGGTACCACGAGTATGCTGGTGGACGTGCTTTTTATACCGCCTTGGGGCACAAACCCATTACCTATCAAGATAATGCGTTTTTACAGCACATATATGGTGGGTTATATTGGGCAGCGACCGGTAAAGGAATAAGTGTTACTCCATAA
- a CDS encoding helix-turn-helix domain-containing protein, which yields MKKSTNDQSYTRLLSWLKNERIKKGMTVRELGLLLDEPFQTVSKIEKGQRKLFIYEYVQYCEALGLDPKHGLKQLKNRSESDR from the coding sequence ATGAAAAAGTCCACAAATGACCAAAGTTACACCCGATTGCTTTCTTGGCTTAAAAATGAGCGTATTAAGAAGGGCATGACTGTGCGTGAGTTAGGCTTACTATTGGACGAGCCTTTCCAAACAGTCAGTAAAATAGAAAAGGGACAGCGAAAACTTTTTATTTATGAATATGTGCAGTACTGCGAAGCGTTAGGCTTGGATCCAAAACATGGATTGAAACAACTTAAAAACAGATCGGAATCTGATAGGTGA
- a CDS encoding HD domain-containing protein: protein MGYDTSLKVALKNISNWIATKSLYYSPERKKYLYGFYAGLGNFDVYELPDEYQCLISNSNLKGSELHAVVLSTLPIEHTTTDEMKAYETSIRCVFSAKLYGYKHSWSLQSAIKFASLHHANQKRKSTGEPYVNHLIEVVQLIQRYESSSDENTMIAAALHDILEDTEVTSIGLKYLFGSEVSKIVQELTCNSANNSDNKKIALLNQIAIGSKAAQSIKLADVISNVSSIPSQWSLERKLAYIDWCKKVAKVCSSSSKRLYDQFNLKVQLVETAVNDE, encoded by the coding sequence ATGGGGTACGATACAAGTCTTAAGGTAGCGTTAAAAAATATCAGCAACTGGATAGCAACTAAATCTCTTTATTACAGTCCAGAGCGCAAGAAATATTTATACGGATTCTATGCTGGCCTAGGGAATTTTGACGTATATGAGTTACCAGACGAATATCAATGCTTAATTTCAAATAGCAATCTTAAAGGTAGTGAGCTACATGCTGTTGTTTTATCGACACTCCCTATTGAGCATACAACTACAGATGAGATGAAAGCCTATGAGACTTCAATTCGCTGTGTATTCAGCGCTAAATTATACGGATATAAGCACTCCTGGTCTCTACAATCTGCGATTAAATTTGCCTCACTACATCATGCGAACCAAAAACGTAAGAGTACCGGCGAGCCATATGTAAACCACTTGATTGAAGTGGTGCAACTCATCCAGCGTTATGAATCAAGTAGCGATGAAAATACTATGATAGCCGCAGCTTTGCATGACATTTTAGAAGACACTGAGGTTACTAGTATTGGTCTAAAATACCTATTTGGGAGCGAAGTTTCAAAAATAGTACAAGAGCTGACGTGCAACTCAGCGAACAATTCTGATAATAAAAAAATAGCGTTATTAAATCAGATTGCCATAGGGAGTAAAGCAGCGCAATCAATCAAATTAGCTGACGTAATATCTAACGTATCTTCTATCCCTAGCCAGTGGTCGCTTGAACGGAAGTTAGCTTATATAGACTGGTGTAAAAAAGTAGCAAAGGTATGCTCATCTTCATCTAAACGACTATATGATCAATTTAATTTAAAAGTACAATTAGTAGAAACTGCGGTAAACGACGAATAA
- a CDS encoding site-specific integrase: MNIKRELIEYQYENKTYSHHILLAETDNKTLLSPVNIYLKLHASRSLKTSERYSSAIKRFIDYLITQKSQDCIDYNIWRTAKMEDIRKWQGRLVSQRDLEGLKKPSDKTILESAKIVYHFYCWASDSDFPVIINNTSKEWKYNFKHESKIVQIKSMISGTSPDHANIDLGGKTTRNAPSSKKTLIMSDDDISALMTEYKDPVYSALLMLALATGLREQGCVSMPFIGVGVNSHIRPYPEIKNELKNGETAKTFNFTVKEKGNKVRTLQVNMAAWKTICNSYLPLFYERKKLFKKQFPGENSNAHFFLKKNGEPVTAKNIADQTYLAKQNFDAFPWSFHSARDWYATNFIIRHLTLNQINNLHYDAAVEEQLRLQLGHNDIKTTYMHYVRQASLILALQNGQLDYTLGKDEGFFNSLI, translated from the coding sequence ATGAATATAAAGCGAGAACTCATAGAATATCAGTATGAAAATAAAACTTATTCTCACCATATACTTCTTGCTGAAACTGACAATAAAACCTTATTGAGCCCAGTTAACATCTATTTAAAGTTACATGCCAGTCGAAGCCTAAAAACTAGCGAACGATACTCATCAGCCATAAAACGCTTTATAGATTACTTAATAACTCAAAAAAGCCAAGATTGCATAGATTACAACATTTGGCGCACAGCGAAGATGGAGGACATAAGAAAATGGCAAGGGAGACTGGTTTCTCAACGAGATTTAGAAGGTTTAAAAAAACCATCAGACAAGACTATTTTAGAATCGGCAAAGATTGTTTATCACTTTTACTGTTGGGCAAGTGACTCCGACTTCCCTGTAATAATCAACAATACTAGTAAAGAATGGAAATACAATTTTAAACATGAGAGTAAAATTGTTCAGATAAAGAGCATGATAAGTGGGACATCCCCCGACCACGCCAATATCGATTTGGGTGGAAAAACAACTAGAAACGCACCAAGTAGTAAGAAAACGTTAATAATGTCAGATGATGATATTAGCGCTTTGATGACGGAATACAAAGATCCAGTTTATTCTGCGCTATTGATGCTTGCTTTGGCAACAGGATTGCGCGAACAAGGGTGTGTTTCAATGCCTTTCATCGGTGTAGGCGTAAATAGCCACATACGACCTTACCCAGAAATAAAAAATGAACTGAAAAACGGCGAAACAGCAAAAACGTTTAATTTTACAGTAAAGGAAAAAGGCAACAAAGTACGAACCCTTCAAGTTAATATGGCAGCTTGGAAAACGATATGCAATTCGTACCTTCCACTGTTTTACGAACGTAAAAAACTGTTTAAAAAGCAATTTCCAGGTGAAAATAGTAACGCTCACTTTTTCTTAAAAAAGAATGGAGAGCCAGTTACAGCAAAAAATATAGCTGATCAAACATACCTAGCTAAACAAAACTTTGACGCATTTCCATGGTCTTTTCATAGCGCACGAGATTGGTATGCAACTAACTTTATCATCAGGCACTTAACCTTAAACCAAATCAACAATCTACATTATGATGCAGCTGTTGAGGAGCAATTAAGGCTTCAGCTTGGGCATAACGACATAAAGACAACGTACATGCATTACGTCAGACAAGCTTCCCTTATTCTGGCATTACAAAATGGTCAACTAGACTACACACTTGGTAAAGACGAAGGTTTCTTTAATAGCCTTATTTAA
- a CDS encoding site-specific integrase, translating to MKLVNFRIHDFSKNFLVVDGVMFNDLKWHIQWAQSEHLLLDFGRVKLESCSLTDHSELYRFAKMITYYCCPKKVNLNISSWNTTHSRFLSIINFIQDFIWPNQLLSAKMLSSVTEKQLKDHLNIIMQRLELGVSGSTQRYRFFVNALQDWSDFTRRKLLPKEYGLDVNIDNILTKDIRSKCNSLIENQSDTWQPLAPEVIELIYKDGCRYLYDFADTIIECQELIRNRPLVGTANRKYRGQIRSDGKSKELFKTLRDMKVPMLDTETKLFNFTPETKKVKSGGYICGWQLRTTINISEVRPEVINLKRACIVLIALFTGMRRREIAELKSTPAFKKNGDWYLAITRFKTSDDASGAGEPDEIPVPQIVCDAVNVLIRLFKANRQQMTSDYLLVADILTHKQYEKIKIQTVSKDIRKYISDVTGTDGHSHQLRKTLAWLLISRSEHNIELIRQLFGHKSFGMTLRYILRNELLVGSVMELIEHNYTEDLNDAFQSISDGKAAGNLFSQIKQRMEEQNYRGQVLAVDVESFIHEAIQAGVPMFISRLPIGAFCIKAGESEVVPPCMKRSDAKLPQIEFCDYKKCSHVLHNDESMANINSQISYYEQKQKYLPVDADKRVVSYYKNQVIEHQQLLDRLGKSLSNPVSEKYIDG from the coding sequence ATGAAATTAGTTAATTTTAGAATACATGATTTTAGTAAAAATTTTTTGGTTGTGGACGGAGTGATGTTCAATGATCTCAAGTGGCATATACAGTGGGCACAATCCGAGCACTTGTTGTTGGACTTTGGTCGAGTGAAGCTAGAAAGTTGTTCTTTAACCGATCATTCGGAACTATATCGATTTGCTAAAATGATAACTTACTACTGTTGTCCCAAGAAAGTAAATCTAAATATTTCAAGCTGGAACACCACACACAGTAGGTTTCTATCAATTATAAATTTTATTCAAGATTTTATTTGGCCGAATCAACTTTTGTCAGCAAAAATGCTTTCTTCCGTTACTGAAAAGCAATTAAAAGACCATCTAAATATCATTATGCAGCGACTTGAGCTTGGAGTGTCAGGAAGCACCCAAAGATATCGGTTTTTCGTTAATGCACTTCAAGATTGGTCTGATTTTACAAGACGAAAGCTACTTCCCAAAGAATACGGTTTGGATGTAAATATTGACAATATACTGACAAAAGATATTCGCTCAAAATGTAACTCGTTGATTGAAAATCAGAGTGACACTTGGCAACCATTGGCACCCGAAGTCATAGAGCTAATTTATAAAGATGGATGTCGCTATTTGTATGACTTTGCAGACACTATTATTGAGTGCCAAGAGTTAATCCGTAACAGGCCTTTAGTCGGAACTGCAAACCGTAAATACCGTGGGCAAATTAGAAGTGATGGTAAATCGAAAGAGTTATTCAAAACTTTACGCGACATGAAGGTACCGATGCTAGATACCGAAACGAAGCTTTTCAACTTCACTCCAGAAACCAAAAAAGTAAAGAGCGGCGGATACATTTGTGGTTGGCAACTAAGAACAACAATTAATATTTCAGAAGTAAGACCCGAAGTTATTAATTTAAAAAGAGCTTGTATTGTTTTGATTGCCTTATTTACAGGCATGAGGCGGCGGGAAATAGCTGAATTAAAGTCTACCCCTGCATTCAAAAAGAATGGCGATTGGTATCTAGCAATTACACGTTTTAAAACATCTGATGATGCCTCTGGAGCAGGTGAGCCAGATGAAATACCTGTGCCACAAATTGTATGCGATGCCGTCAATGTTCTAATCAGACTGTTTAAAGCAAATAGACAACAGATGACTAGTGATTACTTGTTAGTTGCTGATATTTTAACACACAAACAATATGAGAAGATTAAAATACAAACTGTAAGCAAGGATATTAGAAAATATATTTCTGACGTAACGGGCACTGACGGTCACTCACATCAGCTACGTAAAACACTAGCTTGGCTACTTATATCAAGAAGCGAACATAATATTGAATTGATTCGTCAACTTTTCGGTCATAAATCTTTCGGCATGACTTTACGTTATATATTAAGAAATGAACTGCTTGTGGGTAGTGTAATGGAACTGATTGAACACAACTATACAGAAGATCTCAATGATGCTTTTCAGTCAATTTCTGATGGTAAAGCAGCAGGCAATCTATTCAGTCAAATTAAACAAAGAATGGAGGAACAAAATTACAGGGGGCAAGTTTTGGCAGTTGACGTAGAAAGCTTTATTCACGAAGCAATACAAGCGGGCGTACCTATGTTTATTTCACGATTACCTATTGGTGCGTTTTGTATAAAAGCTGGTGAATCTGAGGTCGTACCTCCATGTATGAAACGAAGCGATGCGAAACTACCACAAATTGAATTTTGTGATTATAAAAAATGTTCACATGTTCTACACAATGACGAGTCTATGGCTAACATTAATTCACAAATTTCATACTATGAGCAAAAACAAAAATACTTACCTGTAGATGCAGATAAGCGTGTCGTGTCTTATTATAAAAATCAAGTCATTGAACATCAGCAGCTCCTTGATCGCCTTGGAAAAAGTCTAAGCAATCCAGTTAGTGAAAAGTATATTGATGGCTAA
- a CDS encoding Cd(II)/Pb(II)-responsive transcriptional regulator translates to MKIGELSKKSGCTIQTIRFYEKQDLLEACNRSDGNYRIYDASSLRTLQFIKQCRSLGLTIIEIKQLLDTKNNPDKSCSSVNNLIHQHMIDVTHRIAELEELKLTLSEMASACTDNRKVKECGVLQLLEE, encoded by the coding sequence ATGAAAATAGGTGAACTATCAAAAAAGAGTGGGTGTACTATCCAGACGATCCGCTTTTATGAAAAACAGGATTTGTTGGAAGCTTGCAATCGCAGTGACGGCAACTACAGAATTTACGACGCCTCATCGTTAAGGACATTGCAATTCATTAAACAGTGCCGTTCCTTAGGATTGACTATAATTGAAATTAAGCAGTTATTGGATACAAAAAATAATCCCGATAAAAGTTGTTCTAGTGTGAACAATTTGATCCACCAACATATGATTGACGTCACTCATCGCATTGCAGAGCTTGAGGAGCTAAAACTTACACTATCTGAGATGGCTTCGGCATGCACCGATAATAGAAAAGTTAAAGAATGTGGGGTATTGCAGTTACTTGAAGAGTGA
- a CDS encoding cation transporter, which yields MSGCGCEVEIKNSSQKRILYWLLGINATMFLIEITIGILADSTALIADSLDMLADAIVYGIGIYAVGQSILYKAKAAQISGYFQLLLGVIILIDITRRLFLGSEPISLLMIGMGFIALIANVACLVIIRNHKNDEVHMRASWIFSANDVIANMGVIIAGVLVVWLDSRVPDLVIGCIVSIVVLRGAWMILKDAKQEALNNEVQKGKAGDPL from the coding sequence ATGAGTGGTTGCGGTTGCGAAGTAGAAATCAAGAATTCGTCACAAAAGCGCATTTTGTATTGGCTCCTAGGCATCAATGCGACGATGTTTCTTATTGAGATAACTATAGGTATTTTGGCTGATTCCACCGCTTTGATAGCAGACTCGCTGGACATGCTGGCAGATGCAATTGTGTACGGCATAGGTATTTATGCTGTGGGTCAATCTATACTTTACAAAGCCAAAGCTGCGCAAATCAGTGGTTACTTTCAGCTGTTGCTGGGCGTGATCATTCTCATTGATATTACCAGAAGATTATTCTTGGGCAGTGAGCCTATCTCATTATTAATGATAGGAATGGGGTTCATTGCACTCATTGCAAACGTCGCTTGCTTGGTGATTATTCGTAATCATAAAAACGACGAAGTACATATGCGAGCCAGCTGGATTTTTTCAGCTAACGATGTCATTGCCAACATGGGTGTCATCATCGCCGGTGTTCTAGTGGTATGGCTTGATAGCAGAGTACCGGATCTGGTTATCGGCTGTATAGTGTCAATAGTCGTGCTACGCGGAGCGTGGATGATCCTGAAAGACGCCAAGCAGGAAGCACTTAATAACGAAGTACAGAAAGGTAAAGCGGGTGATCCACTATGA
- a CDS encoding DUF3703 domain-containing protein codes for MTYNKAVKPHIDSKLTDYLDAMSNNNERQAFAALEDAHVIGQHSTYYHCLIHYKMLRHGFLNKDWRAVFGQVIRIIGAATKTAIGLVPKGNTGGTNISPFKRLPVSTKNQAILEKINHA; via the coding sequence ATGACATACAATAAAGCCGTTAAGCCGCATATTGATTCCAAATTAACCGATTACTTAGATGCAATGTCTAACAATAATGAGAGGCAGGCATTTGCAGCGCTGGAGGATGCGCATGTAATTGGTCAGCACTCTACTTATTATCATTGTTTAATCCATTATAAAATGCTGCGACATGGTTTTCTAAACAAAGATTGGAGAGCCGTTTTTGGACAAGTTATAAGAATAATTGGTGCTGCAACCAAAACCGCTATCGGCCTTGTACCCAAAGGGAACACAGGTGGCACTAATATCAGTCCATTCAAACGACTACCGGTAAGTACTAAAAATCAAGCGATATTGGAAAAAATCAATCATGCATAA
- a CDS encoding cation diffusion facilitator family transporter, translated as MHNHNHSHSNNSASKRIGWAFFLNVVFTIIEFIGGWLTNSTAIMADAVHDLGDSLSIGTAWGLNKLSDKDANTTFSYGYKRFSLLGALINGVVLTIGSIWILFEAIPRLSAPEMPQVEGMLLLSIFGIAVNGFAAYKLSEGNSLNERILNWHLLEDVLGWVAVLIVSIVLMFKPWAILDPILSIGFTLFILFNVVRNLKETLLLFLQGTPDTTQMVKVRKVLMSNADVADIHHFHIWSLDGEHSVMTAHVVLKQDVSISQLRTLKDEFRHDLGEFDFVHTTIEIEFANEDCRDK; from the coding sequence ATGCATAATCATAACCACAGTCACAGTAATAACAGCGCTTCAAAACGCATTGGCTGGGCATTTTTCTTGAATGTCGTATTCACTATCATTGAATTTATAGGCGGATGGCTGACAAACAGCACGGCCATAATGGCTGACGCAGTACATGATTTGGGCGATAGTTTATCTATTGGCACTGCATGGGGTTTGAACAAGCTAAGCGATAAAGACGCGAATACCACATTTTCATATGGTTATAAACGATTCTCGCTGTTAGGCGCTTTGATCAACGGAGTTGTTTTAACTATAGGCTCAATATGGATTTTATTCGAGGCCATACCTAGGCTTTCAGCACCTGAAATGCCGCAAGTGGAAGGTATGCTATTGCTTTCGATATTTGGTATCGCGGTAAATGGTTTTGCCGCGTATAAACTTAGCGAAGGGAACTCCTTAAACGAGCGTATCTTAAACTGGCACTTACTTGAAGATGTATTGGGTTGGGTGGCAGTACTGATCGTATCGATTGTGCTGATGTTCAAGCCATGGGCAATTTTGGATCCCATTTTATCTATTGGCTTTACATTATTCATTTTATTCAATGTCGTCAGAAATCTAAAAGAAACCTTATTGTTATTTTTGCAAGGCACGCCAGATACGACGCAGATGGTAAAAGTGCGTAAAGTGCTCATGTCAAACGCTGATGTGGCGGATATACATCATTTTCATATCTGGTCTTTGGACGGTGAACATAGCGTCATGACGGCACATGTGGTGTTGAAACAAGATGTTTCGATTTCTCAATTGAGAACACTCAAAGACGAATTTCGTCACGACCTTGGTGAGTTTGACTTTGTGCACACTACCATTGAAATTGAATTTGCCAATGAAGATTGCCGTGATAAATAA
- a CDS encoding TolC family protein, producing the protein MMKFSLSSPVRVHAWVVSMMIVLLTTHTVVVAQTNSTTNREMTLQSAIQRTLTNSPELHEFTYRQQAVEGEIKTASLKPEVTAGIELENFLGTGDVSGTKDTEMTLTLSSVIELGNKLNSRKEFTKAQSTLVEAQKQVQTLDVLAEVTRRYIDVLAQQALIDAQQETETLARYTYQAVTKRVDAGASPVFEQQRAEAALARARLDVVTAQQTKQAMIKSLAIMWGEKNPTFTGVEGDLFTLQSSPSLTSLFNTLLDSPNLEVYTKESRLQASQVRLTQAANQSDLSWTAGIRRINGIDDTAFVAGVSMPLFAGNRNIGEYEKQRAVQGQLEQQKQSATQNLYHQLNMALVARNNALLNVQTLQDSIIPPLVQALELVEQAYINGRFSYFEWVSTRQELLNAKQALIQSAKQAHQRGADIESLTAQPLADANVTSSSSKNQ; encoded by the coding sequence ATGATGAAATTTTCATTGAGTAGTCCTGTGCGTGTGCACGCTTGGGTGGTTTCCATGATGATTGTCCTTTTGACAACACACACCGTGGTAGTAGCACAAACAAACAGTACCACCAATCGAGAAATGACGTTGCAAAGCGCCATACAGCGTACATTAACTAATTCGCCAGAATTGCATGAGTTCACATATAGGCAACAAGCAGTTGAGGGGGAAATTAAAACGGCGTCTCTCAAACCTGAGGTTACAGCCGGTATTGAACTAGAAAACTTCTTAGGTACAGGAGATGTCTCAGGAACTAAGGACACCGAGATGACTCTCACATTGTCGTCGGTCATTGAATTGGGCAATAAACTCAACTCACGTAAGGAGTTTACTAAGGCGCAATCCACCTTAGTCGAAGCACAAAAACAAGTGCAAACCTTGGATGTTTTAGCTGAAGTGACACGTCGCTACATCGATGTCTTAGCGCAACAAGCGCTAATTGACGCGCAACAAGAGACAGAAACTCTTGCCCGATATACCTACCAAGCGGTCACAAAGCGTGTGGATGCGGGAGCATCTCCAGTATTTGAACAGCAACGTGCTGAAGCTGCACTGGCAAGAGCTAGACTGGATGTGGTGACGGCACAGCAGACTAAGCAAGCTATGATAAAAAGTCTGGCTATTATGTGGGGGGAAAAAAATCCTACTTTTACTGGTGTTGAGGGTGACTTATTTACACTGCAATCATCTCCTTCATTAACCTCGCTTTTCAACACACTATTGGACAGTCCCAATCTTGAGGTCTATACGAAAGAATCGAGATTGCAGGCATCTCAAGTCCGCCTTACTCAAGCAGCTAATCAATCAGATTTAAGCTGGACAGCAGGAATAAGACGTATTAATGGGATTGATGATACCGCTTTCGTAGCAGGTGTCAGCATGCCGTTGTTTGCGGGAAATCGAAATATTGGTGAGTATGAAAAGCAACGGGCTGTTCAAGGGCAATTGGAACAACAAAAACAGTCTGCAACCCAAAACCTTTACCATCAACTAAATATGGCGCTAGTAGCGAGAAATAATGCGCTGCTCAATGTACAGACACTACAAGACTCGATTATCCCGCCGTTAGTTCAAGCGCTGGAATTGGTAGAGCAAGCCTATATCAATGGGCGTTTTAGTTATTTTGAGTGGGTCAGTACCCGTCAAGAACTACTTAATGCCAAGCAAGCCTTAATTCAGTCTGCCAAACAAGCACATCAGCGGGGGGCGGATATTGAATCACTCACTGCGCAACCGCTTGCTGATGCAAATGTCACATCTTCTTCGAGTAAAAATCAATGA